The genomic stretch TATCAACTCTTGGAATAAAAACTTTTATATCCAATAGAGGACTATTATTAAGTGCATCTAAACCTAAGACAGTTATTTTATTAGCTTCAATTGAAAGTATTTTACAAACACATATAGCTATTGGATTGGGTCTATTAGGTGAACGAGTTGAAAATACTCCTTTTTCTAATGTAGCAAATGGAGGAGTAGATTTTAGTACATCTCTATTAGCTCTATCTCCCCAATATAAAACTATTATACTTTTTAAAAACTCTACTCCATCTAATGCATCTATATATTCTGGAAAAATTTCAATTACAGATTTTTCATCAGAATATTTTCCTTGCCTGGGAACATTATCTTCACCTTCATATACACTATGTATAATACCTATTTTTTTTAAAATCATATTATTTCTCCTATCTAAAAATAATCTAAATAAATCAAATAAATATTTTGCAAAGCAAATTTTTATTATTATATCATTTTTATATCTTCTATGTCAATTTAAAAATGTTTTAAAAAAATATTATATTTCTACTTTAATATATTTTGTTTAAATTTAATATTTCTATATTTACAATTATAAAAAATGATGTTGATAGAATTTTTTCCTTCAACATCATTTTAATTTTATTTATAGGTTGTTTATTTCAACAATTCTAATATTTTTTCTCTATTTAAAGGCTCAACTACTATATATGAAGCATCTATAAATTGGTATTTATCAGTTGGCAATCTTTTTATAAAATCATCATATATAAGTTCTCCTATCTTTTCAATCCCTTCTTCTCCATTTTCATCAACCTTATAAGCACAGAAAAATATTTTCCAAAAAGTTACTTCATCATTTTTTATGTAATCCATTGAAAAAATCTCAACATGGGGTTTATATGGCAGAATAGTTCTTAAATTTTCTGTTAAAACATAATAGCCCCATTTTTCTTTTGTTATTGTATCTTCAACAAAAGATTGTCTTGCAGAGTAGGCATCAATATATTGTATATCTTGACAAAATTTTGAAAATTCTTCTATTTCATCATTTGACTTTATTATTTTTTCTATTCTTTCTTTATTAAAAGCAACTGGTCTTTTTATACCATAAATATAATCTATATCAAATTCTTTTTCACTTTCTTTATGTAAAATATCAAAAATAACTTCAATTCCTGATTTTATATCCTTTTTATAATCAAATGTATTTATAGTTTCAAAAGTAAATATATCTCCTTGTTCAGATATAATTTTAGAATTTAATTTTTCCGCTAATACTTTCATAAATTCTAATGCTACAATCCAATCATTTTCAGAAGCTGGTGTATACTCCCTTATTACATAAGAATTTTTTGTACTATTATATGAAAATTCAAATCCTCTTGCACTTTTACCTTCAACTCCAAATAAAATACAATTATGATTTTCTTGCCAACTTTCTATTGAAGTATTATAAAATTTTTCTCCATCAGGGTCATTAGAATGAAAATCAATATTGTAAAAAGATAGTTTATCTTCTTTAAATAAATCTATTGCTTCTCTAACTGTGATTACTTTTTCATATCCAAAAAACTTTTTCTTATTTTTTATATAAAAACTTACACTCATTTTTCCTCCTATTTAAAGATTTTTAATAAGTTCCACAAGTTTATCAACATTTTCTTCTTTTGTTGCCCAAGAGGTTACAAATCTTGATGATTGACTTTCTCCTATTCCAAAAAATTCTACTGAAAAAATAACATCTTTTTCTAGTTTTTTTATTTGTTCTTGACTTAAATCTACAAAGACTTGGTTAGTATAAGAATCAGTAGCTAATTTAATTCCTTTTTCTACAAAAGCATTTTTAATTTTTAATGCCATTTTATTTGAATGTACACCTATTCTATAATATAAATCATCTTTAAAAAGAGTTGAAAATTGAACCCCTAACAATCTTCCTTTTGCAAATAGTCCTCCCTTTTGTTTAATAGAAAAATTAAATTCCTTTTTTATTTCATCATTTATAATTACAACAGCCTCTCCAAATAATAGTCCACATTTTGTGCCTCCAATATAGAAAACATCACAATATTTAGGATAATCTTCTAAGTTTATATCACATTTTTCAGAAGCAAGAGCAGAAGCAAGTCTTGCTCCATCTAAAAATAAATATAAATTATTTTCTTTACATATTTTACTAATATTTTCTAATTCATTTTTAGTGTAAACAGTTCCTATTTCAGTAGTATTTGAAATATAAACCATTTTAGGTTTTACCATATGATGATCTTCATGTTTTCTTAATTCATTTAAAATTAAATCAGGAGTTAATTTTCCATCAATTCCATCTACTTCAATTATTTTATGTCCAGTAGCTTCAATAGCACCTGTTTCATGTATAGAGATATGCCCAGTTTTACAGGCAATAACAGCTTCATAAGGTTTTAAACAATGAGAAATAACAGTTGTATTTGCTTGAGTTCCTCCTACTAAAAAATAAATATCTGCATTAGAATAATTAATATTTTCTTTAATTAGATTCTTAGCTTCTTCACAATACTCATCTTCACCATAACCAACAGTTTGTTCATAATTTGTCTTTATAAGTGCTTCTAATACTTCTGGACAAGCTCCTTCACTATAATCATTCTTAAAACTTATCATAATATCCCTCCTAAAAATTAAAACCTAATTGTCTATATGCTTCATACATAATTACAACAGCTGAGTTTGAAAGATTTAAAGACCTTCCCATAGGTATCATAGGGATTGTTATACATCTTTCAGGATTTTTATTTAAAATATCTTCTGGTATTCCTCTTGACTCAGGACCAAACATTATATAGTCATTTTCTTTATATTTTACATCAGAATATTTTTGCTTTGTCTTAGTTGTAGCATAAAAAAGTCTTATTCTTTTATTAGCTTCTAAAAATTCATCAAAAGATTCCCATACTTTTAAATCTACTAAATGCCAATAATCCATTCCTGCCCTTTTAACTTGTTTTTCATCAAGAGAAAATCCCAATGGTTTTATTAAATGTAAAGTTGTATTTGTAAGTACACAACTTCTTCCTATATTTCCAGTATTATATGGAATTTCAGGTTGATATAACACTATATTCATAATTTGTAACTCTTTTACTCCTTTCTGTTATTTTATTTCTTCCAAATGACTTACATTAGAAAAATCAATAATTTTAAATTTTTTTCCATCATAATTAACAATAGTATAACTTGTATTCTTAGGTATTACTTCATCACTTAAAGTTGAAATATCCTTTCCACTTATATAATGTAGTAAAGTTTTTAAAGTTGCTCCATGGCTAACAACTAAAACTCTTTCATAGTTTCTATTTAATTCTATAAATTTTTCTAAACCTTTTGCAACTCTTTCTCTAAGCTCGATAAAACTTTCTCCATTAAAAGGAGTAGGATTGTATTCAAGCTGATTAAAGAAAAAATTTTTTACTTGTTTTGGATATAGTTTTTTAAATTCTTCTTGTTGTATACCCTCCATATCTCCCATTGAAATTTCAACAAAATCATCAAATATTTCTACTTTTTGTTCTCTATTACCTTTTATATAATTAGCAGTATCATTTGCTCTTTTTAAAGAAGTAGAATAAAATTTGTCAAACTTTATATTTTTTAACTTTTCACCTAACAATTTTGCCTGTGTAATTCCTAAATCAGTAAGTGGTGAGTCGGAAAGTCCTTGAAATCTTTTTTCAACATTCCAAATCGTTTGTCCGTGTCTTACAAAATAAATTTCCATATATTGAATGCCTCCATTTAATTTGTTATAATAATATTTAACTAATATATTATAGATTATACAAAATTTTATTATTTATGTAAAACTAAGTTTAAAAATTGAGGTGAAAAATGAAATTTTTAGGAATAATTCCTGCTAGATATTCTTCAACTAGACTTGAGGGTAAACCTTTAAAAATGATTGAAGGACATACTATGATAGAATGGGTATATAAAAGAGCTAATAAATCAAATCTTGATTCTTTAATTGTTGCAACAGACGATGAGAGAATTTATAATGAGGTTGTGAATTTTGGTGGTAAAGCTATAATGACAAGTAAAAATCATACTAATGGAACATCAAGAATTGCAGAAGTATGTGAGAGGATGACAGATTTTGACACTATTATAAATATTCAAGGTGATGAACCTCTAATAGAATATGAAATGATAAATTCTTTAATAGAAACATTTAAAGAGAATAGAGATTTAAAAATGGCAACATTAAAACATAAATTATTTGATAAAGAAGAAATTGAAAATCCAAATAATGTAAAAGTTGTCTGTGATAAAAATGATTATGCAATTTATTTTTCAAGGTCTGTAATTCCATATCCAAGAAAAAATGAGAGTATAGCATATTTTAAACATATTGGTATTTATGGATATAAAAGAGATTTTGTTATTGACTATTCTAAAATGTTAGCTACTCCTCTTGAAGAAACTGAATCATTAGAACAACTTAGAGTTTTAGAAAATGGATATAAAATAAAAGTTTTAGAAACAACTCATAGCTTAATTGGAGTTGATACTCAAGAAAATTTAGAACAAGTAATTAACTATATAAAAGAAAATAATATAAAAATTTAGTAATACAAAGGAGGAGTTGAGGCTATACCTCACAAAAAAAATGAAGAAGAAAATATATTTAATTATTTTATCAGCACTTATACTTATTTCTTGTACAAATCAACCTGCTAAAAAGGTAAAAACAGTAACACCTAATGGAGATTACAAAACAGGTACTGGAGTTATTAACGCTGAAAGAGGAAAAAGAGAAAAAATTAATTTAGAAAATACTGTATTTAAAAAAATGGACTTACCTTTACCTTATAATACTTTTGGTGATCCAATTCCATACTTAGTCCCTATTAACGATAATCATAAAGAAAACTTTGATGTATTTGAAAAATATAATGAAGAAAGAGCACTTAAATACTTTAAAAATTTAACTTCAAGAGGACATGGAGATAACTCACCATATTGGAGATGGAAAACAAGTATAAAAAAATCAGACTTATATAGCAAAGCTGGAAGTAGATTAATTGCCATCTATAGAAATAATCCTAGAAATGTACTGACACTTGTCAATGGTGAATGGCAACAAATTCCTATAAAAAATATTGGTACTGTTAAAGATATTATTGTTGCTGCAAGGGGAGAATCTGGAATAATAACTCATATGCTTGTAATAACAAGTAATGGAAAATATCTAGTTGCAAAAGAATTTAATGTAAGAAAACTTTTAGCAACTAATAATCCACTTTATGGCTCAAAAGGAGAAGAAGAAACATATAATAGTAAAGCTATTATTCCAAATGTTACATCTTTACCTTCTGCATACCTTGCTCTTGAGGAAGAAGGGGGCTATATCAATATATATGGTGGAGGATTTGGACATGGTGTTGGAATGTCACAATTTGCAGCAGGAAGTCTTGCTAAAAGTGGAGAAAGCTATAAAAATATTTTAAAAAGATACTATACAGATGTAAAACTCTCAACTGTTGAGTCTATTTTAGGAAAAGATAAAGAAAT from Fusobacterium simiae encodes the following:
- a CDS encoding threonine aldolase family protein codes for the protein MISFKNDYSEGACPEVLEALIKTNYEQTVGYGEDEYCEEAKNLIKENINYSNADIYFLVGGTQANTTVISHCLKPYEAVIACKTGHISIHETGAIEATGHKIIEVDGIDGKLTPDLILNELRKHEDHHMVKPKMVYISNTTEIGTVYTKNELENISKICKENNLYLFLDGARLASALASEKCDINLEDYPKYCDVFYIGGTKCGLLFGEAVVIINDEIKKEFNFSIKQKGGLFAKGRLLGVQFSTLFKDDLYYRIGVHSNKMALKIKNAFVEKGIKLATDSYTNQVFVDLSQEQIKKLEKDVIFSVEFFGIGESQSSRFVTSWATKEENVDKLVELIKNL
- the trmL gene encoding tRNA (uridine(34)/cytosine(34)/5-carboxymethylaminomethyluridine(34)-2'-O)-methyltransferase TrmL: MNIVLYQPEIPYNTGNIGRSCVLTNTTLHLIKPLGFSLDEKQVKRAGMDYWHLVDLKVWESFDEFLEANKRIRLFYATTKTKQKYSDVKYKENDYIMFGPESRGIPEDILNKNPERCITIPMIPMGRSLNLSNSAVVIMYEAYRQLGFNF
- a CDS encoding DUF4299 domain-containing protein, coding for MSVSFYIKNKKKFFGYEKVITVREAIDLFKEDKLSFYNIDFHSNDPDGEKFYNTSIESWQENHNCILFGVEGKSARGFEFSYNSTKNSYVIREYTPASENDWIVALEFMKVLAEKLNSKIISEQGDIFTFETINTFDYKKDIKSGIEVIFDILHKESEKEFDIDYIYGIKRPVAFNKERIEKIIKSNDEIEEFSKFCQDIQYIDAYSARQSFVEDTITKEKWGYYVLTENLRTILPYKPHVEIFSMDYIKNDEVTFWKIFFCAYKVDENGEEGIEKIGELIYDDFIKRLPTDKYQFIDASYIVVEPLNREKILELLK
- the tsaA gene encoding tRNA (N6-threonylcarbamoyladenosine(37)-N6)-methyltransferase TrmO; this encodes MILKKIGIIHSVYEGEDNVPRQGKYSDEKSVIEIFPEYIDALDGVEFLKSIIVLYWGDRANRDVLKSTPPFATLEKGVFSTRSPNRPNPIAICVCKILSIEANKITVLGLDALNNSPLLDIKVFIPRVDTDKDYKEGSETTK
- a CDS encoding histidine phosphatase family protein, which encodes MEIYFVRHGQTIWNVEKRFQGLSDSPLTDLGITQAKLLGEKLKNIKFDKFYSTSLKRANDTANYIKGNREQKVEIFDDFVEISMGDMEGIQQEEFKKLYPKQVKNFFFNQLEYNPTPFNGESFIELRERVAKGLEKFIELNRNYERVLVVSHGATLKTLLHYISGKDISTLSDEVIPKNTSYTIVNYDGKKFKIIDFSNVSHLEEIK
- the kdsB gene encoding 3-deoxy-manno-octulosonate cytidylyltransferase, yielding MKFLGIIPARYSSTRLEGKPLKMIEGHTMIEWVYKRANKSNLDSLIVATDDERIYNEVVNFGGKAIMTSKNHTNGTSRIAEVCERMTDFDTIINIQGDEPLIEYEMINSLIETFKENRDLKMATLKHKLFDKEEIENPNNVKVVCDKNDYAIYFSRSVIPYPRKNESIAYFKHIGIYGYKRDFVIDYSKMLATPLEETESLEQLRVLENGYKIKVLETTHSLIGVDTQENLEQVINYIKENNIKI
- a CDS encoding SpoIID/LytB domain-containing protein, which codes for MKKKIYLIILSALILISCTNQPAKKVKTVTPNGDYKTGTGVINAERGKREKINLENTVFKKMDLPLPYNTFGDPIPYLVPINDNHKENFDVFEKYNEERALKYFKNLTSRGHGDNSPYWRWKTSIKKSDLYSKAGSRLIAIYRNNPRNVLTLVNGEWQQIPIKNIGTVKDIIVAARGESGIITHMLVITSNGKYLVAKEFNVRKLLATNNPLYGSKGEEETYNSKAIIPNVTSLPSAYLALEEEGGYINIYGGGFGHGVGMSQFAAGSLAKSGESYKNILKRYYTDVKLSTVESILGKDKEIKVGITTNGSLEHGRLNIFSSESKVQIYNDDFDITVDPNERVNVKSASGTTIITLENGKTFKTKNPLNFYAKGEYITLSPVRKGHTSSPRYRGIITVIPNGSHLRVINTLDIEKYLLQVVPSEMPKSFGVEALKVQAVAARTYAVSDILKGKYAKDGFHIKDTVESQVYNNQVENEEATRAIEETAGEILTYDNMPIDAKYFSTSSGFTSHASNVW